From the Pieris napi chromosome 20, ilPieNapi1.2, whole genome shotgun sequence genome, one window contains:
- the LOC125059946 gene encoding GPI mannosyltransferase 4: MFLKGNILKSIKFKNTVPLPFSYWILVTLRFALTLLPQTGYIHPDEYFQNVEVIAGDIFDVDVARTWEFDPKFPIRNIFIPKLILGPPLYIIRILNPFIKHYFKIDLRSPYFLLVIPRLFICLLSLINDYCLYKLCIMYGQNFRNRLKIFASSYVVLIYCCRCFSNTFEMLFFSILLYLVGDCMLKSDNVIYHQEYLQEKYKHAVTPMERVRIYKMQTHLPQHSLNNVLSLASLVVIGIFNRPTFIGFALIPIFFWLHRGIGSKIVGFADFHARIFMLVVCGIPMVLLCILVDSAYYGYLTLADIESLQISWSNWVVTPLNFLRYNTDVRKLTKHGIHPRWLHLAVNVPILFNVLGLLAGCAVILNMYRFVKGQYSKMPKIQSIRGLMLLSAITPLAVLSLFPHQEARFIIPILVPLVYLYGNSIHICEVDDKDVKTLKKLLIIVWYGLNMIFAIFFGFIHQGGIYPFINDLYYENKSSFGSHMHVITTHSYSIPTYLLQLESTTRIWKDRTSKHSFTIAPSTFIHKYGSLPMDQLFMNVDEVLSNAEMRYHKYKKKYKLYVVSPCSLEKKLFGEASKYQYINLIEHSSYYPHFCTEAFPNFPSEDDKSCVKGSTIISNNAQTDLTVLERISCFINQFCLKVFHVKVNETYKL, from the exons GTGATATATTTGATGTAGATGTTGCAAGAACGTGGGAATTTGATCCAAAATTCCCAatacgaaatatatttataccaaaacttattttaggccCACCACTTTACATTATAAGGATTCTTAATCCCTTTATAAAACACTACTTTAAAATAGACTTGCGTTCACCATACTTCTTGCTAGTCATACCTAGACTTTTTATATGTCTTCTCTCATTAATTAACGATTATTGTCTTTATAAACTCTGCATAATGTATGGTCAGAATTTCAGGAACcgcttaaaaatatttgcaagtTCTTATGTGGTACTCATATATTGTTGCCGTTGTTTTTCAAATACAtttgaaatgttatttttttccattctACTTTATTTAGTAGGAGACTGTATGCTGAAGTCAGACAATGTCATTTATCACCAAGAAtatttacaagaaaaatacaaacatgCTGTTACACCTATGGAGAGAGtgagaatatataaaatgcaaACACATTTACCTCAGCATTCtttaaacaatgttttgaGCTTGGCATCTTTGGTTGTGATAGGAATATTTAATCGTCCTACATTCATAGGATTTGCTCTAATACCTATATTCTTTTGGTTGCATAGAGGAATTGGTTCCAAAATAGTAGGGTTTGCCGATTTTCATGCCAGAATATTTATGTTAGTTGTTTGTGGTATACCAATGGTCTTGTTGTGCATCCTTGTTGATTCCGCCTACTATGGCTACCTGACATTAGCTGATATTGAATCTCTTCAAATATCCTGGAGTAACTGGGTTGTGACGCCTCTTAACTTCTTAAGATATAACACTGATGTAAGAAAACTAACTAAACATGGAATTCATCCCCGTTGGCTTCACTTGGCTGTGAATGTACCCAtcctttttaatgttttggGGTTACTAGCTGGATGTGCAGTTATACTTAATATGTACag GTTTGTCAAGGGGCAATACAGTAAAATGCCTAAAATACAAAGCATAAGAGGACTAATGCTATTATCAGCAATAACACCGTTAGCTGTGCTCTCCTTATTTCCTCACCAAGAAGCCCGTTTTATAATTCCAATACTAGTGCctctagtatatttatatggtAACAGTATCCATATATGTGAGGTAGATGACAAGGACGTAAAGACATTAAAGAAGTTACTTATAATTGTATGGTACGgcttaaatatgatttttgctatattttttggtttcatCCATCAAGGAGGTATTTATCCTTTTATTAATGATCTTTATTATGAAAACAAAAGCAGCTTTGGTTCTCATATGCATGTAATTACTACACATAGTTATAGCATTCCTACCTATCTTCTTCAACTAGAAAGCACTACTAGAATTTGGAAGGATAGAACATCGAAACATAGTTTTACAATTGCTCCGTCAacctttattcataaatatggTTCGTTACCAATGGATCAACTATTTATGAATGTTGATGAAGTGTTATCAAATGCAGAAATGCGCTATCataaatacaagaaaaaatataaactgtaTGTAGTATCACCATGCTctctagaaaaaaaattattcggGGAAGCAagtaaatatcaatatataaatttaatagaacACAGTTCTTACTATCCTCATTTTTGTACTGAAGCATTTCCTAATTTTCCAAGTGAAGATGataaaagttgtgttaaagGTAGTACAATTATAAGTAACAATGCTCAAACTGATCTCACTGTGTTGGAAAGAATCTCATGCTTTATAAATCAGTTTTGCTTAAAAGTATTTCATGTTAAGGTAAATGAGACATATAAACTTTAA